Proteins encoded within one genomic window of Hevea brasiliensis isolate MT/VB/25A 57/8 chromosome 8, ASM3005281v1, whole genome shotgun sequence:
- the LOC110659030 gene encoding receptor-like protein EIX1, whose translation MLVFLIMGSKFCELLTMLFTLLSFLVVLGNEHSWAVAAQKVQCIDGEQEALLMFKEGFTSPSSRFSSWIAGEDCCKWSGVGCNNRTDHVITLDLHSSDSSGVLKGQLRNSLLGLPYLSYLDLSLIDFNRMPIPEFIGSLSNLKYLNLSNANFKGIVPDHLGNLSSLQSLDLSGNSFSLKANNLDWLSGLSSLEVLDLGGVDLSNAVNWLHAINLLPSLNELSFFSCQLPNLQQSLSFVNFTSLKVLDLSYNSFHSTIPKCLIESSHTLHYLNLTRCQLQGSIPDAFVNFTSLTVLDFSYNNLQGSIPHYFGNMTSLVVLDLTFNSLEGSIPPTLGLIQEQQRIKHSPLRELYLSYNKLNGSLEKILPQFSELVVLEVASNSLQGFITEVHLQNFSSLRVLDLSGNQLILNMSSNWTPAFQLQTLGLNSCKLGPRFPQWLQKQTKIVNIDLSNSSISDTVPDWFWDLSPAMQILDLSFNRLGGELPDLSSKASLITLHLNENVFSGYLPHFPPNMVSLDVAGNEFFGPISTICDTMNEHNALLILILGENHLSGHLPDCWTYGKSLRYLDLSSNNFSGELPQSLMNCINLSDLVLAENALSGRIPAWLGESLQNLVVLQLDSNVFEGNIPWQLCQLKYIMVLSLSSNLLSGRIPRCINNFQVLAEKEAEPSHGYYLYRRYAKVELKKVMWIDSQRHGLHYRKSLDLSFNSLTEEIPREITELIGLVNLDLSFNHLSGTIPCDIGSLKSLEHLDLSYNNLSGEVPSFNLSANTALVYAGNRNLCGHPLQKNCSINEPFEYAECRSGNIEQGGQSHGIEEEDRHGFDDMPTFYISVAIGFFTGFWGFWAILVLKKSWRHAYFRCVGNMGDKIYVFAVVYLARLRRKFQREKASD comes from the coding sequence ATGCTTGTGTTCTTGATCATGGGAAGTAAATTCTGTGAACTTCTGACCATGCTATTCACTTTGTTATCATTTCTGGTGGTGCTAGGCAATGAGCACAGTTGGGCTGTTGCAGCTCAGAAGGTTCAATGCATTGATGGTGAGCAGGAAGCTCTTCTAATGTTTAAAGAAGGATTTACTAGTCCTTCTAGCCGTTTCTCTTCATGGATAGCTGGTGAAGATTGCTGCAAATGGAGTGGAGTCGGATGCAACAATAGAACAGACCATGTCATCACCCTTGATCTCCATAGCTCTGATTCTTCTGGGGTATTGAAAGGTCAGTTGAGAAATTCCTTGCTTGGATTGCCATATCTGAGTTATCTAGACTTGAGTTTGATTGATTTCAACCGAATGCCAATTCCTGAGTTCATTGGTTCTCTTTCTAATTTGAAGTATCTCAATTTATCTAATGCCAATTTCAAAGGGATTGTCCCTGATCATCTTGGAAATTTGTCTAGTTTACAGTCTCTTGACTTAAGTGGCAACAGCTTTTCCCTTAAGGCCAATAATCTAGACTGGCTTTCTGGTCTTTCTTCCTTGGAAGTCCTTGATTTGGGGGGTGTAGACCTTAGCAATGCAGTTAATTGGCTGCATGCAATCAATTTGCTACCTTCTCTGAATGAGCTGAGTTTTTTCTCTTGTCAACTTCCAAACCTTCAACAATCTTTATCCTTTGTGAATTTCACTTCTTTGAAAGTTCTTGATCTCTCTTATAATAGCTTTCATTCTACCATACCCAAGTGCTTGATTGAAAGTAGTCATACTCTTCACTATCTTAATCTCACAAGATGCCAATTGCAAGGTTCCATTCCTGATGCATTCGTCAACTTTACATCTCTTACTGTGCTTGATTTCTCATACAATAATCTCCAAGGTTCAATCCCACATTATTTTGGGAACATGACGTCCCTTGTTGTTCTTGatctcacattcaatagtcttgaAGGTTCAATACCCCCAACTCTTGGTCTAATTCAAGAACAGCAACGCATTAAACATTCACCGTTGAGAGAACTCTATCTGTCCTACAATAAGCTGAATGGTTCTTTagaaaaaatccttccacaattttcaGAATTAGTTGTCTTGGAAGTGGCTTCAAATTCATTGCAAGGTTTTATCACAGAGGTTCATTTACAGAATTTTAGTAGCTTGCGAGTACTTGACTTGTCTGGAAACCAGTTAATTCTAAACATGAGCTCAAACTGGACTCCCGCTTTTCAACTTCAGACCTTAGGTTTGAATTCATGCAAACTGGGTCCACGATTTCCCCAGTGGCTTCAAAAGCAAACAAAAATTGTGAACATTGATTTATCTAATTCAAGCATTTCTGACACTGTACCTGACTGGTTTTGGGATCTTTCTCCAGCAATGCAGATTTTGGATCTTTCTTTTAATAGGCTTGGAGGGGAATTACCAGATTTATCATCAAAAGCAAGTTTGATAACATTGCATTTGAATGAAAATGTATTCAGTGGTTACTTGCCTCACTTTCCTCCCAACATGGTATCACTAGATGTGGCTGGGAATGAATTTTTTGGACCAATTTCTACCATATGTGATACGATGAATGAGCATAATGCACTTCTTATTCTTATTCTGGGGGAAAATCATCTTTCTGGACATCTTCCTGACTGCTGGACATATGGAAAAAGTCTACGCTATTTGGATTTGAGTTCAAACAACTTTTCTGGAGAGCTACCTCAGTCCTTGATGAACTGCATAAATTTGTCTGACCTTGTTCTTGCTGAAAATGCATTATCAGGGAGGATACCAGCATGGTTGGGGGAAAGCTTACAAAATTTGGTAGTTCTTCAGTTAGATTCCAATGTTTTTGAGGGCAATATACCATGGCAGCTGTGTCAATTGAAGTACATTATGGTATTAAGCCTTTCTTCCAATTTGTTATCGGGCAGAATCCCACGATGTATCAACAATTTCCAAGTATTGGCGGAGAAGGAGGCTGAACCTTCTCATGGCTATTATTTATATCGTCGATATGCAAAGGTTGAGCTAAAGAAAGTGATGTGGATAGACTCACAAAGACATGGTTTACATTATCGTAAATCATTGGATCTTTCGTTTAATTCCCTAACTGAAGAGATCCCGAGGGAAATTACAGAGTTAATTGGATTGGTGAATTTGGACTTATCATTCAATCATTTGAGTGGAACTATTCCTTGTGATATTGGTTCCCTGAAATCCTTGGAACATCTAGATTTATCATATAACAATTTGTCAGGAGAAGTTCCCTCATTCAACCTCTCTGCAAATACGGCCTTAGTATATGCAGGAAATCGTAACTTATGTGGACATCCACTTCAAAAGAATTGCTCAATAAATGAACCATTTGAATATGCAGAATGCAGGAGTGGTAATATTGAGCAAGGTGGTCAGAGTCATGGGATTGAAGAAGAAGATAGGCATGGGTTTGATGATATGCCAACATTCTATATCAGTGTAGCTATTGGATTTTTTACAGGGTTTTGGGGATTTTGGGCTATTTTAGTCTTAAAAAAATCATGGAGGCATGCCTATTTTCGGTGCGTAGGCAACATGGGTGACAAAATTTATGTATTTGCAGTAGTTTACCTTGCTAGACTGAGAAGGAAATTTCAGAGGGAAAAAGCTTCTGACTAA
- the LOC110659029 gene encoding receptor-like protein EIX1, whose translation MGSKFCELLTMLFTLFSFLVVLGIGHSWAVAALKVQCIDGEQEALLMFKEGFTSPSSRFFSWVAGEDCCKWSGVGCNNRTGHVITLDLHSFDSSEAMKGQLRESLLGLPYLSYLDLSSIDFNQMPIPEFIGSLSNLKYLDLSNANFKGIVPDHLGNLSSLQHLDLSGNSFSLKANNLDWLSGLSSLEVLDLGGVDLSNAVNWLHAINLLPSLTELSFFSCQLPILQQSLSFVNFTSLNVLDLSYNSFHSTIPKWLVESSYTLHHLNLTRCQLQGSIPDAFVNFTSLTVLDFSYNNLQGSIPHNFGNMTSLVVLDLTFNSLEGSIPQTLGLIQEQQRIKHSPLRELYLSYNKLNGSLERILPQLSELVVLEVASNSFQGLITEVHLQNFSSLRVLDLSANELAIMQNGSKVSPMAGNAFSGPISPICDLINEHNALHYLDLSENALSGLLPDCWTYGQNMVFLDLGYNMLSGQIPDSIGHLVQLKVLTLGMNNFSGEVPNSLRNCKSLFHLNLGFNALSGSIPAWLGESLENLQILLLGQNMFEGNIPLQLCQLKYINTLRLSFNSLSGRIPSCINNFLVIAEKEADRSFLYHDYASYAKEELKKLMWIDSKKHGTSFLRGLDLSSNNLIGEIPEEVTELVGLEYLYLSNNQLTGNIPSDIGAMRSLEALDLSRNQLSCAIPTTMSNLSFLSYLNLSHNKLSGKIPSGNQLQTFDATAFLGNHKLCGPPLANKCLEDKSYEDPNCIDKELEGNNESIEAEKGHGFEIPPFYLSLGIGFCAGFWGFWGPLLLNTSWRHAYFRFLGYMIDQIYVWVVVAVARIQRKFQSSQPQDNSDKEFVSMTANPHPVNGGGRT comes from the exons ATGGGAAGTAAATTCTGTGAACTTCTGACGATGCTATTCACTTTGTTTTCATTTCTGGTGGTGCTAGGCATTGGGCACAGTTGGGCTGTTGCAGCACTGAAGGTTCAGTGCATTGATGGTGAGCAGGAAGCTCTTCTAATGTTTAAAGAAGGATTTACTAGTCCTTCTAGCCGTTTCTTTTCATGGGTAGCTGGTGAAGATTGCTGCAAATGGAGTGGAGTCGGATGCAACAACAGAACAGGCCATGTCATCACCCTTGATCTCCATAGCTTTGATTCTTCTGAGGCAATGAAAGGTCAGTTGAGGGAATCCTTGCTTGGATTGCCATATCTGAGTTATCTAGACTTGAGTTCGATTGATTTCAATCAAATGCCAATTCCCGAGTTCATTGGTTCTCTATCTAATTTGAAGTATCTCGATTTATCTAATGCCAATTTCAAAGGGATTGTCCCTGATCATCTTGGAAATTTGTCTAGTTTACAGCATCTTGACTTAAGTGGCAACAGCTTTTCCCTTAAGGCCAATAATCTAGACTGGCTTTCTGGTCTTTCTTCCTTGGAAGTCCTTGATTTGGGGGGTGTAGACCTTAGCAATGCAGTTAATTGGCTGCATGCAATCAATTTGCTACCTTCTCTGACTGAGCTGAGTTTTTTCTCTTGTCAACTTCCAATCCTTCAACAATCTTTATCCTTTGTGAATTTCACTTCTTTGAATGTTCTTGATCTCTCTTATAATAGCTTTCATTCTACCATACCCAAGTGGTTGGTTGAAAGTAGTTATACTCTTCACCATCTTAATCTCACAAGATGCCAATTGCAAGGTTCCATTCCTGATGCATTTGTCAACTTTACATCTCTTACTGTGCTTGATTTCTCATACAATAATCTCCAAGGTTCAATCCCACATAATTTTGGGAACATGACGTCCCTTGTTGTTCTTGatctcacattcaatagtcttgaAGGCTCAATACCCCAAACTCTTGGTCTAATTCAAGAACAGCAACGCATTAAACATTCACCGTTGAGAGAACTCTATCTGTCCTACAATAAGTTGAATGGTTCTTTAGAAAGAATCCTTCCACAACTTTCAGAATTAGTTGTCTTGGAAGTGGCTTCAAATTCCTTTCAAGGTTTGATCACGGAGGTTCATTTACAGAATTTCAGTAGCTTGCGAGTACTCGACTTGTCGGCAAATGA GCTTGCAATCATGCAAAATGGGTCCAAGGTTTCCCCAATGGCTGGGAATGCATTTTCCGGACCAATTTCTCCCATCTGTGATCTCATCAATGAACATAATGCCCTGCATTATCTAGACTTGTCTGAAAATGCTTTATCAGGACTGCTTCCAGATTGCTGGACATATGGGCAAAATATGGTGTTTCTGGATTTGGGATACAACATGTTGTCCGGCCAAATCCCTGACTCAATAGGACATCTAGTTCAACTCAAGGTGTTGACCTTGGGTATGAATAATTTTTCTGGTGAGGTACCTAATTCCTTGAGGAACTGCAAAAGTTTGTTTCACCTGAATCTTGGTTTCAATGCACTATCTGGATCCATTCCTGCATGGTTGGGGGAAAGTTTAGAGAACCTGCAGATTCTTTTGTTAGGCCAAAATATGTTTGAAGGAAATATACCATTGCAGCTTTGCCAGTTGAAGTACATAAATACCTTACGCCTTTCTTTCAATTCACTATCAGGAAGAATTCCGAGTTGCATCAACAATTTCCTGGTAATTGCAGAGAAGGAGGCAGACCGTTCTTTTCTCTATCACGATTATGCTTCATATGCAAAAGAGGAATTAAAGAAGCTGATGTGGATAGACTCAAAAAAGCATGGTACATCATTTTTAAGGGGCTTGGATCTTTCGTCGAATAATCTAATTGGAGAGATCCCGGAAGAAGTGACAGAGCTAGTTGGATTGGAATACTTGTATCTATCAAACAATCAATTGACAGGAAATATTCCTAGCGATATTGGTGCTATGAGATCATTAGAAGCTTTGGATTTATCGAGGAATCAACTTTCTTGTGCCATCCCAACTACCATGTCCAACTTATCCTTTCTTTCATATCTAAATTTGTCTCATAACAAGTTGTCAGGAAAAATTCCTTCAGGGAATCAGCTTCAAACATTTGATGCTACAGCCTTTCTTGGAAATCATAAACTCTGTGGACCTCCCCTTGCAAACAAGTGCTTGGAAGATAAATCTTATGAAGATCCAAACTGCATAGACAAGGAGTTAGAAGGCAATAACGAAAGCATTGAAGCAGAAAAAGGGCATGGATTTGAAATACCACCATTCTATCTCAGCCTGGGAATTGGCTTCTGTGCAGGGTTTTGGGGATTTTGGGGCCCTTTACTATTGAACACATCTTGGAGGCATGCCTATTTCCGTTTTCTTGGTTACATGATTGACCAGATTTATGTATGGGTAGTGGTTGCAGTGGCCAGAATACAGAGGAAGTTTCAGAGTTCACAACCACAAGACAA TTCTGATAAGGAATTTGTGTCCATGACAGCAAATCCCCACCCTGTAAATGGTGGTGGAAGAACATGA
- the LOC110659028 gene encoding receptor-like protein EIX2 translates to MIMGNHSFQLLTIFAFMWFSFVVTNEHSRDVVQCIDSERQALLEFKEGFQIPSGHLSSWVTEEDCCKWRGVKCNNVTGHVLALDLHSSDSSELLQGQLRESLLDLPFLSYLDLSQNDFHRTRIPDFIGSLSSLKYLNLSNANFNGIIPDYIGNLTRLQSLDLSRNNFALRVNNLDWLSRLPTLQVLDLGGVDLSSAFNWLDAINMLPSLVELHLFSCQLHNLPLSFSSLNFTSLQVFDLSYNDLSSMIPNWLFDISHTLMYLNLTRCQLQGSISNAFVNFTSLVVLDFSYNYLSGSIPYNFGNMTSLSVLDISFNYLQGPIPTGLGLIQQLQQHHFKQSPLCELRLSYNKLSGPLETILPQLSQLVVLEVAANRLEGLISEAQLQNFSSLRVLDLSDNSMILNFSSNWTPAFQLETIGLSSCKMGSQFPQWLQSQKNIQRLDLSHADVSGTVPSWFWNLSPSMEFLDLSDNRLSGELPDLSSRTSMLLLDLSYNEFFGRLPHFPPKLESLVLDGNKFSGPISPICEMMNELNALSYLHLSGNTLSGQLPDCWSYAQNLLSLALRSNNFSGELPPSLRNCTSLFYLNLYDNALSGIIPAWFGESLENLQVLYLASNMFEGNIPWQLCNLKYIMMIDLSSHLISGRIPRCINNFLVMAKREADCAYCYYVHSAFAKEEERKMMWLGSHPDGYEYPMVMDFSSNKLTGEIPRELTELIGLAELNLSNNNLTGTIPCDIGSMKALYSLDLSRNQLSHIIPPSISDLIRLELLDLSNNNLSGKVPSTNSSSEFMHDVNSFMGNPNLCGPPLVKNCSTYESFSDTECSSHQKLENHTQGIQEEVRHGFEEMPSFYISAAIGFVTGFWGFWATLAFNKSWRHAYFCFLGNIGDKTYVLVLITIARLQWKFQREQASV, encoded by the coding sequence ATGATCATGGGAAACCATTCTTTTCAACTTCTAACGATATTCGCATTCATGTGGTTTTCATTTGTGGTAACTAATGAACACAGTCGGGATGTTGTCCAGTGCATAGATAGCGAGCGGCAAGCTCTTCTAGAGTTCAAAGAAGGTTTTCAGATTCCTTCAGGTCATTTATCTTCTTGGGTAACAGAAGAAGATTGCTGCAAATGGAGAGGAGTCAAATGCAACAACGTTACAGGCCATGTCCTTGCCCTTGATCTTCACAGTTCAGATTCTTCTGAGCTTTTGCAAGGTCAGTTGAGGGAATCTTTACTGGACTTGCCATTTCTAAGTTACCTAGACCTGAGTCAGAATGATTTTCACCGAACTCGAATTCCTGATTTCATTGGTTCTCTTTCTAGTTTAAAGTATCTCAACTTATCTAATGCCAATTTCAATGGGATTATTCCTGATTATATAGGAAATCTGACTCGTTTACAGTCTCTTGACTTGAGCAGAAACAACTTTGCTCTTAGAGTCAATAACCTTGACTGGCTTTCTCGTCTCCCTACCTTGCAAGTCCTTGATTTGGGAGGTGTAGATCTTAGCAGTGCATTTAATTGGCTAGATGCAATTAACATGCTTCCTTCTCTGGTTGAGCTGCATTTATTCTCTTGTCAACTTCATAACCTTCCACTATCTTTCTCTTCTCTGAATTTTACTTCTTTGCAAGTTTTTGATCTTAGTTACAATGACCTTTCTTCCATGATACCCAATTGGTTGTTTGACATCAGCCATACTCTCATGTATCTTAATCTCACAAGATGCCAGTTGCAAGGTTCAATTTCAAATGCCTTTGTGAACTTTACATCCCTTGTTGTGCTTGATTTCTCGTACAATTATCTCAGCGGTTCAATACCATATAACTTTGGAAACATGACATCTCTTTCTGTTCTCGATATCTCATTCAATTATCTTCAAGGTCCAATACCAACAGGTCTAGGCCTGATTCAACAACTGCAACAGCATCACTTCAAACAGTCACCCTTGTGTGAACTCCGCCTGTCTTACAATAAGTTGAGTGGTCCTTTAGAAACAATTCTTCCACAACTTTCACAACTAGTTGTCTTGGAGGTTGCTGCAAATAGGTTGGAAGGTTTGATCAGCGAAGCTCAGTTACAGAATTTCAGCAGCTTGCGGGTCCTTGACTTGTCTGACAACTCAATGATTCTAAATTTCAGTTCAAATTGGACTCCTGCTTTTCAACTTGAAACCATAGGATTGAGCAGTTGCAAAATGGGCTCACAATTTCCCCAGTGGCTGCAATCTCAGAAGAACATTCAGAGACTCGATTTGTCTCATGCAGATGTATCAGGCACCGTCCCTAGCTGGTTTTGGAATCTTTCTCCTTCAATGGAGTTTTTGGATCTTTCTGACAATCGTCTTAGTGGGGAATTGCCAgatttatcatcaagaacaaGTATGCTATTACTAGATTTAAGTTACAATGAATTTTTTGGTCGCCTGCCTCATTTCCCTCCCAAACTGGAGTCACTAGTACTGGATGGGAATAAATTTTCTGGTCCTATATCTCCAATTTGTGAAATGATGAATGAGCTTAACGCACTATCTTATCTCCATTTATCTGGAAATACTCTGTCAGGACAACTTCCAGATTGTTGGTCATATGCACAAAATCTGCTGTCTCTGGCTTTGAGATCTAATAACTTCTCTGGAGAACTACCTCCTTCCTTGAGAAACTGCACGAGTTTGTTTTACCTGAATCTCTATGACAATGCGTTATCTGGGATCATACCAGCATGGTTTGGGGAAAGCTTAGAGAATCTTCAGGTTCTTTATTTGGCTTCCAATATGTTTGAAGGAAATATACCATGGCAGCTGTGCAATTTGAAATATATAATGATGATAGACCTTTCTTCTCATTTGATATCGGGAAGAATTCCTCGATGCATCAACAATTTCCTAGTAATGGCTAAGCGAGAGGCCGATTGTGCCTACTGTTATTATGTTCATTCTGCATTTGCGAAGGAGGAAGAGAGGAAGATGATGTGGCTAGGCTCACATCCTGATGGTTATGAATATCCTATGGTCATGGATTTTTCATCCAATAAGCTAACTGGAGAGATCCCAAGAGAACTCACTGAACTAATAGGATTGGCAGAATTGAATCTGTCAAACAATAATCTAACTGGAACAATTCCTTGTGATATTGGTTCTATGAAAGCTTTGTATTCTCTAGATTTATCGAGGAACCAACTTTCTCACATCATTCCTCCTAGCATTTCTGATCTAATCCGTCTTGAATTATTGGATTTGTCAAATAACAATCTCTCAGGGAAAGTTCCCTCAACCAACTCATCTAGTGAATTTATGCATGATGTAAATTCATTTATGGGCAATCCTAACCTGTGCGGGCCTCCACTTGTGAAGAATTGCTCAACATATGAATCATTTAGTGATACAGAATGCAGCAGTCATCAGAAGTTAGAAAACCATACTcaaggaattcaagaagaagttagGCATGGATTTGAGGAGATGCCTTCATTCTACATCAGTGCAGCTATCGGATTTGTTACAGGGTTTTGGGGATTTTGGGCTACTTTAGCCTTCAACAAATCATGGAGGCATGCATATTTCTGTTTTCTGGGCAACATAGGAGACAAAACATACGTGCTTGTGCTAATTACCATAGCTAGACTGCAATGGAAATTTCAGAGGGAACAGGCTTCTGTGTAA
- the LOC110659016 gene encoding probable LRR receptor-like serine/threonine-protein kinase At3g47570, with product MLFSWLNLGLFLLFSWSACSSLAASALNGNETDTLALLEFKAKITDDPLGIMPSWNGSTHFCQWYGVTCSRRHQRVVILNLRSLQLSGSISPHIGNLSFLRELNLMNNSFSDAIPPEVGHLRRLRKLKLSNNSFTGKIPSNISACFKLSDIFLAYNNLEREIPKELNTLSKLQVLSLQKNYLSGSIPPSLGNLSSLQVFSAPENHLGGSIPEALGQLKNLVFFSLGANRLSGSIPLSIHNLSSVEIFNVAENRIQGRLPANLGTSLPNLKQFVIAKNDITGSIPASFSNATNLKWIILGENKLTGRVPSLGWLHRLEVLSLGYNYLGSWGANDLNFLSSLINSTNLWLVETNNNKFGGVLPESISNFSTSLSRFIISDNSISGRIPTGIVNLVNLEKLSMQSNRLSGNIPIDIGKLQNLKVLILQGNSLSGVIPSSLGNLTLLFELRLYDNHLEGNLPPSLGECQNLMLLDLAKNNLSGTIPPQVIGLSSLSIYVDLSANYFTGAIPREIGNLKDVGELGISDNMLSGRIPDSLGSCIKLEVLALQGNVFYGTIPSSMSSLRGLRELDLSRNNLSGEIPEFFQGFALLQTLNLSYNNFEGVVPVGGVFKNASRILVMGNAKLCGGIPELELPKCNIRNPKKRMSLLLKIVISAVSALSVLAFVFTFALLCWLKKKKKVPTLDPYKNLLLNVSYQALQRATDGFSLANLIGTGSFGRVYKGILDETGMTIAVKVLNLLDRRASKSFIAECETLKNIRHRSLVKVLTACSGVDYQGNDFKALVYEYMVNGSLEEWLHPIPRTEEENHEPTKSLNLLQRLNIAIDVASALDYLHHQCRIPIVHCDLKPSNVLLDSEMNGHVSDFGLAKNLTECTNNYSTSQSSSIGIRGTFGYAPPEYGVGSKVSTDGDVYSYGILLLELFTGKRPTDDMFKEDFNLHNFAKAAFPDQVAEIADPILLQETNEMEMRMNSWSQRIQECLFSILRIGVICSSEIPQERMGINEVVVELHSIRSKLVRARIDRNLL from the exons ATGTTGTTTTCATGGCTAAACTTGGGATTGTTTTTGTTGTTTTCATGGTCTGCGTGCTCTAGCTTAGCTGCCTCTGCACTAAATGGAAACGAGACAGATACACTAGCTTTGCTTGAATTCAAGGCCAAAATAACTGATGATCCTCTTGGGATTATGCCCTCGTGGAATGGCAGCACTCACTTCTGCCAGTGGTACGGGGTTACATGCAGCCGCAGGCATCAAAGAGTTGTGATCTTGAACTTGCGATCCCTCCAACTTTCAGGTTCTATATCACCGCATATTGGCAACTTGAGCTTCCTAAGAGAGCTGAATCTCATGAATAATAGTTTCAGCGATGCAATCCCTCCTGAAGTTGGCCATCTGAGGAGATTACGAAAATTAAAACTATCCAATAATTCATTTACGGGCAAGATTCCTTCAAATATATCTGCCTGTTTCAAGCTCTCCGACATTTTCCTCGCATACAATAATCTGGAAAGAGAAATTCCTAAGGAGCTCAACACATTGTCAAAGCTCCAAGTTCTTAGTCTGCAAAAAAACTACCTGTCAGGAAGCATTCCTCCCTCCCTAGGGAACTTGTCCTCCCTTCAGGTATTCTCTGCACCTGAAAATCATCTAGGTGGAAGCATTCCTGAGGCCCTTGGCCAGCTAAAGAATCTCGTGTTCTTCTCTTTGGGTGCGAATCGTTTGTCTGGTTCCATCCCTCTCTCAATCCACAATCTTTCCTCTGTAGAAATTTTTAATGTGGCAGAAAACCGCATCCAAGGGAGGCTTCCTGCCAACTTGGGTACCTCTCTTCCAAATCTCAAACAGTTTGTAATAGCCAAAAATGATATTACTGGATCGATTCCTGCTTcattttccaatgccacaaatttAAAATGGATCATATTGGGGGAAAACAAATTAACCGGAAGAGTACCTTCCCTGGGATGGCTGCACAGGCTTGAGGTGCTAAGCCTTGGCTACAACTATCTTGGGAGTTGGGGTGCTAATGACTTGAACTTTCTCTCATCCTTGATCAATTCAACCAACTTATGGTTAGTGGAAACGAATAATAACAAATTTGGAGGAGTTTTACCTGAATCCATCAGCAACTTCTCAACTAGTCTTTCAAGATTCATAATAAGTGACAATAGCATATCAGGAAGAATTCCCACTGGCATTGTCAATCTTGTCAACTTGGAGAAGCTCTCCATGCAAAGCAATCGGCTGTCAGGTAATATTCCCATTGATATTGGCAAACTTCAGAACTTAAAAGTTCTAATTTTACAGGGAAACAGTCTTTCTGGAGTCATCCCATCTTCCCTGGGAAATTTAACATTGTTGTTTGAATTGCGTTTGTACGATAATCATCTTGAAGGCAACCTACCTCCAAGTTTAGGCGAGTGCCAAAATTTGATGTTGTTAGATCTTGCCAAAAATAATCTGAGTGGTACAATACCCCCACAAGTGATTGGTCTCTCATCACTATCAATCTATGTGGACTTGTCTGCAAACTATTTCACTGGTGCCATTCCCAGGGAAATAGGGAATTTGAAAGATGTAGGGGAGTTGGGTATTTCAGATAACATGTTATCTGGAAGAATTCCTGATAGTCTTGGAAGTTGCATAAAACTTGAAGTCCTTGCCTTGCAGGGGAATGTCTTTTATGGAACCATTCCCTCATCAATGAGTTCATTGAGAGGCCTTCGAGAATTGGATCTTTCTCGTAACAATTTGTCAGGGGAAATTCCAGAATTTTTTCAGGGTTTTGCCTTGTTGCAGACATTAAATTTGTCTTACAACAACTTTGAAGGGGTTGTACCAGTAGGAGGAGTCTTCAAGAATGCAAGTAGAATATTAGTCATGGGAAATGCTAAGCTTTGTGGAGGCATACCTGAACTCGAGCTACCTAAGTGCAACATCAGAAATCCTAAGAAACGAATGAGTCTTCTCTTAAAGATAGTTATCTCTGCAGTAAGTGCACTTTCAGTTCTAGCATTTGTATTCACTTTTGCACTTCTTTGCTGgttaaaaaagaagaagaaagtgcCTACTTTGGACCCTTACAAGAATTTGCTTCTGAATGTGTCTTACCAAGCTCTTCAAAGGGCTACTGATGGGTTCTCCCTAGCTAACCTTATTGGTACGGGTAGCTTTGGACGTGTGTATAAAGGAATTCTTGACGAAACAGGGATGACAATTGCTGTTAAGGTGCTCAATCTCCTCGACCGCCGAGCTTCAAAAAGTTTCATAGCTGAATGTGAGACCTTGAAGAATATAAGACATCGTAGTCTTGTTAAGGTACTCACTGCATGCTCTGGTGTTGATTACCAAGGTAATGATTTCAAGGCTTTGGTTTACGAGTACATGGTTAACGGGAGCTTGGAGGAATGGTTGCATCCAATTCCTAGAACAGAAGAAGAAAATCATGAGCCAACAAAGAGCTTAAATCTTCTTCAGAGGCTAAATATTGCCATTGATGTGGCTTCTGCTTTGGACTATCTTCATCATCAATGCAGGATACCTATCGTTCATTGCGACCTGAAGCCGAGCAATGTTCTTCTAGACAGTGAAATGAATGGACATGTAAGTGACTTTGGCTTAGCCAAAAATCTCACAGAATGCACCAACAATTATTCTACCAGTCAATCAAGCTCAATTGGGATACGAGGAACTTTCGGGTATGCTCCTCCAG AGTATGGCGTAGGAAGCAAGGTTTCAACAGATGGAGATGTATATAGCTATGGCATCCTGTTATTAGAATTGTTCACAGGGAAAAGGCCCACTGATGACATGTTTAAAGAAGATTTCAACCTTCACAACTTCGCCAAGGCAGCATTTCCTGACCAAGTGGCTGAAATTGCAGATCCTATTCTGCTTCAGGAAACAAATGAAATGGAAATGAGAATGAATTCCTGGAGTCAAAGAATTCAGGAATGCTTGTTTTCTATACTTAGAATTGGCGTGATTTGCTCATCAGAAATACCTCAAGAACGAATGGGAATCAATGAGGTGGTAGTTGAATTGCATTCAATTAGAAGCAAACTTGTTAGAGCTAGAATTGATAGAAATTTACTATAA